The DNA segment TGCCGCCTCGGATACGCCCACCTGCTTGGCTAGTGCCGCGGTGGTGATTCTCGCGCCCGGGCTGGCCTCCAGCATGTGCGCAAGTGCCTCAAGGATTTGCTGTCGTCGTGAAATTTTTTGTGTCTGTGTCATTTTATCGTCGCTTTACCTAGCCCAGCAGGCTTTCGATTTTTCTCAACAGGCGCCGTGCGACTGCATGGCGCATACATCGTTGTCTTACTTCGGCGCTGTTTAGCGTCGGTTGGTAATCAAGGTGCCAACACCGTCATCGGTGAATATCTCGAGCAGAACTGCGTGGGCTACACGACCGTCGACAATATGTGAAGCGGAGACCCCTGCTTTGACGGCGTCTAGGGCGCACTGGATCTTTGGCAGCATACCGCCGTAGATGGTGCCGTCGGCAATTAGCTCATCAACCTGCGGTGTCGTTAGTCCAGTGAGGATATCACCATTCTTGTCGAGTAGGCCGCTCACATTGGTCAATAACATGAGCTTCTCTGCCTCTAAAACTTCTGCTATTTTCCCCGCTACCAAGTCCGCGTTGATATTATACGACGAGCCGTCGGCACCGACACCAATAGGAGCAATGACGGGGATAAAATCACCGGCAATGAGCGTGTCGATGACGTTGCGGTTGATATAGGCTACCTCGCCAACGTGGCCGATGTCGATGATTTCGGGCACTAACA comes from the Sinobacterium caligoides genome and includes:
- the argB gene encoding acetylglutamate kinase, whose translation is MSLDIKAAANVANVLTESLPYIQRFAGKTIVVKFGGNAMTDPQLNAQFARDIVLMKTVGINPIVVHGGGPQIGNLLNKLNIETRFVNGMRVTDSETMDVVEMVLGASVNKEIVNTINQHGGKAIGITGKDGSFIQARKLEVKQQTPDMLVPEIIDIGHVGEVAYINRNVIDTLIAGDFIPVIAPIGVGADGSSYNINADLVAGKIAEVLEAEKLMLLTNVSGLLDKNGDILTGLTTPQVDELIADGTIYGGMLPKIQCALDAVKAGVSASHIVDGRVAHAVLLEIFTDDGVGTLITNRR